From Gossypium raimondii isolate GPD5lz chromosome 11, ASM2569854v1, whole genome shotgun sequence:
CCACTCCTTGTTTTTACTAGGAAACAAGTAGAAGCTAAAGCTGCAAAGAACATGGTTGACTAGCAGGGATGTCAGTTGACTATTACCGAACAAGGAACCCACCTCCCCATCCCAAAAGGGTGaggatttttattattattgacaAAAAAGGGGGAGGATATTGACGAAACAAGGTCACCATTCCTAACGTACTGACCAAGGTAGGAATGGGAGGAAAGGGGTGCAATTTCCTTGCCCATGTATGGCCTTCTGTCATTCCCACTCATTAGGAccatatttgataaaatatcaGTTACAAATAGCTGCCTCCTTTCAATTTATTAACCATCAAATAAAGGAAGGCATCCACAATTGATCCATCCTCTTCCCTGTATCTCTTCACAACCAGAGAGTCCTGATCTAATTTTGTAAGATGATTTGAAGATGCATCTTGCAACTCCAGTGACTTTTGACTAAAATGGGCGATGTCAGATATCTAAGTAAAACATGGATTGAAATATCATGGATGTTTCTGACATTAGGAGAGTCACTATATACAAAAATGCATCAAGGAAAACAGACAAATACCACTAAGCgaattaagataaaattgaaattttgtaacttacTGTTGATGCAAACGCTTCTACATACTCAAGAAACAGATTTGTTGCTTCTGTATATCGACCATAATCAACGTATAGTCGAAACAAGGATGCTGAACTTGGCTCCGGACCAGTCATTCCCCAAGGCCTTTCCCTCTGATTTTCCTAATCAAATCCGACAGAATGTGATAAGCAAAAGTTTAAGAATAAGCAAACATTAATCCAGACAATATTAAAAACAGTTTGTAGGCAGATCAACTACATTCATTTAAAGAAAGTTATCTTGAATTCAACTGGTACAAATGGTTGCTGACGGTAAACTTTCAAACCCATTTTggggttttttcttttcattcctttttttCCCTACTTGGTCTTTTGTATTTCTCCTACCAGACCATTTATACAATCTCAAggaaaacaaatagaaaacgaTTATCCCAGGAATATTTGGTTGCTTGGATATGGCTTTCACAAGAATGAATTTACTAGCTTGATGAACTTTCATGTGAAGCAATTATATATCAACTTACAGCCttgtcctttttctttccttttcatacCTGTGTATTATTGTGTTATCTTAATAGACCCAATATAGGCCATGCATACGGTTTTTGCCTGAATATTATATCATACTATCTCACATCTTAGAAATGATATTGTTTCTTGACAAGAAAATAGATGAATACTGAGAGTCAAAGAAACATAGCAGAGACCACTATACAAAACTAGCAACATGCAACTTCTGCCGTTCACAGCTTCTTGTATCAAGAGAGCAACTGATTTTGAAGATTCATCTTCTGCGTAGAAGTATTACCTTGAACATTTTAACCAGCCATAAAGGCAATTCAATGTGAGGATCAGTACGAAGAAGTGTTTCAGCAACTATTACTGGCAATCTAGAATGAAAGTTTTTGTACTTCTCCTGCAATGCATAAACATCTCAGATGTGTTAGATGGAAAAAGAGGctaagaaaaggaaaacaaaaagggcaacaaggataaaattttaaggttgcTTTTGAGTTCTTTATTCTTTCAATGGTCAGTTCAGAAAACCTGACACAAGTAATTACTACTCCACATCTTTAAACCTTATCACAATTCAAAATTACTCAGGAATTTTACCCCAAGAAAAGGAAATTAGTTGTGACCCCTTGCGTGTCGACACAATTATGACATGAAACACGAATACATAAAACCCATACACATTTAAATGTCATTTGTGTGTCATGTCAAAAGTCGCTAGGACTACTGATAACCAACCTCAACCTCTAGCACATgcactaaaaagaaaaacaattttgaaaaattgttacATGAGAAACCAGCATCGCTTTTAGCATCATTTTTATCCTGGGTTAAACCATAATTTCTGATGTTAGGCCCCCAATCTGAAAACCTTGATGccaattttcctttctttcatattatctttaattaaaactaagtatgaTTTGCTTGTATTCAATGGAAAAAATCAAGTGCTGCATTgcaataaaaaacaattaatgtGTTTGAATAACTAAAAACTAAATCTGTACTTTTTGAACAAAAAGCATGATTATATAGAATAATCATGTTAGATTGGGATTgtatttattcatttcttttagtatggttttactttttactatttGCATTTGCCTTTTagcaatattttattaaggtgaCAAAAAGCAAGTAGCAAAAGAAACAAGCAAAATACGACAAATTTCAGAACTAgacaaaataaacaatatagaAGCAGGCAGAAGATACGAACAAGATAGTGCTCAAGAGTTTCCCAGTGACAATTCGCCTTAGTTTGTTCACTGGTGAGCTCCATACCAGGTGAACCGTGAACAACCACTTCATCCTTGGATGAAGTCAATAATAGACTCTGCGATCTAAATTCAATCAAAAAGGTAAAGCCACATTATGTAATGAAGATTAATTGCTTCATAGGCAAATCAAAAGAAGGAAAATGTGAAACATATGACGTGGAAAGGACAACTGATTTTACCTAGTCCAAGACGAGCTAACCGTACTAGGGCAGCACTTCAATGCAATAGCAGAGAAGATCTTTTCCAGTTCCCTGACCAAAAAGAACCATCAAGTAAAGGTCAACAGACATACCAGAAGCACATATTACCACCAGGAGAAACAATGAAGCAGCAGAAGGGTAAATATTTCCACCTCTTCAGTTCTGAATCCTtccagaattttaaaataacgcTGAAGGCCGTGTCATATAAATTAGTTAGGACTAGAAGCTCAACCAGATCTGATGGGGCTTTTCCGATCCCTGGAAAGCaattaaaagtttaagaaatCATCCAAAAAGAAGTGACTATTAGAAGTCCATAATAAAAGCTCCACTCAACTAAACATTGAGATGGAGAATCCagttttttcacttttctttcaAACAAAAACCATTTATTAATATCATAAGCATAGTACACCATCTGTATACAAGAGCATACacctaaaattgaaataagaatgagaaaacaaaaccatctcaaaacccaaattaatggaggaaaaaatataatgaacttctcaatttgcataaaaatattaaaaacaataatagcAGCCTTATCCGTTCATACCTTACCAGGCCGTTCTCTACAAACTATACTAAGCTAAATCATCCAAGAACTCCTTTTCTTCAAAAGTGCCTTTCCAAGCATGTAGAAAAGCAACAATTATACGGTGTACCCCAAATTATCCAAGCCAATTTAAATGCAGAGCAACTAGAACCTTCCAAGCTataagactaaattttaaatactgcCCACTAGTGCTAATGTTCTTAGACGAGCAATAACTTGCTCTGCTTTAAAATGATACACAAAAGGTTGTACCTCAAGCTAGTGTCCAAACAACCGAGCTGACTTTCATGGCTCTTTCATCTTTCAAATACTCCCCCAAAGAAATCAAACAATTCCACAAACAGAGAACCTCTCAGAATACCAAACACCTGAAACTCTTATCGGTCAACCATCAACAAATCTTATCATTACTAAACCCACACATCTTTACAGAAATATGTCACATCCATAACAGAAACAACTGATATACAAGCCACCCATTTGAGTACATTTATTAGAcctttaaaaaggaaaaaggcaTAAGGTGAAGCATGTCACAACATTTACATAAGCCTAAAACTACTAAGCCACAAGTTTTGGAGGAGTTCAGATTGGGGGGAAGGGAGGGAAAGAAAAGAGTGAACCCTTTCCCTTGCTCGGTAatcaatgaaataaaaggaaggAAAAGGAAGAGTCCTGCCATTTCCCATCGAAAGCCAGAGGGAAGGTGAGggaaggaaaagagaaaaggttATATACTGAAATTCTTGCTTTCATGGCAACAAGAACCTTTTTGTGTCTAAAGTTGAATTGTGTTCCTGATTGAAACTTACAATATAAGAACCAAAAGttataagtaaaataacaataCATGGGCCATCACATGGTGCACGTAAGGGGGTTCTCAACATGTAAAAGGAAAAAGCATATAGAAGCTTCAAGTCCATGTACAagggatgaaaatgaaaatggttttGCTGGGTTGATGTGGGAAAAGGAGGAAATGTGATGACATAGTGGGACATGTATAGACAACAGGACATGTTACAAAATTTTTCTCTTATATCTTTGTGAAATATGTATATTGCGTTTATTACTTAAAATGCTGCCAACAAAGTAAATGTTACATTTGGATTTTAGTGTttgagataaaaatattttagctttCTAATATATTAAGAACTAAACATCGTACTCTGTGTACCAAATATATCTATcgtttacattattattttgctaAGAAGGTATAACTAGAAAATTTTCTCATTCTccttctttcctttcctttccattccataaccaaacaattgattttgATAATCCTAccaatttcctttttcttattcatttaaaacaagGAAAGAAACGAACCCTTATTTTCGTTTACTCACGTAACTccaaaaaagtgagaaaaaaaacccaaaaaataaatgaCTTAAAAAATGTACAAAACTAATAACTCAACAGCTAAAagtagaaaatttatttttcttttaaaatgaaaagaaaaaataaagtagCTCATGAGATCTTCCAACCTGGAAGAATAATTTACTCAAGCAATTTAGCCCATGAGAATTCTGAACATGAAAGACTAATTTTCTGAAACCGAGtcaaatggaaatggaaaacaACTTGTTTGCCCTTAATAGTTTGTATACTGAAACTAGGATAGCATCAAAAGCATAAACTATTCAGCTTTGAATGTCTTATTCAGGAAAGGCACCCTATATAAGacactaaaaaaaattagtctGATTAGATTTCTGTTTTGACTGTGCCACTTCAGAATACACGAGTGATTGGAGGGCAAGGGTAAAATATAacaatctaaaataattaagataGGTAAAACTACATAAAGAAACACAATATTTCTTAGTTCCAACATTAGAGTTGCTTGACTGCTTGATTGCTTGACCATAactaagaagaaagaaaacctCCGCCTCACTATGAGGGTTCCTTAGGAAATCAAACCTAAGATTGATTGCATCACACTTAAAAATAGCAACAATACTAAGAATTCTCGTCATAATCTGTCCACAAAAGAAAGAGTACATGGATAACTATCTAGGCTACTATCAACCCTAATCCTAAAGAACTATTCTAAGTATTCCAAGTAGGACTTTAAAGGAAATACTTAAGACTCCAAGAGTTAACAATCTTGGCACTCGAAACAAACCCTAAGGGAGCATTTCAGTTGGATATTGTTTGATTAACTTTGGTAATACGATTACCCCTATTTAGATTACTTAGCAAATTACTGGTTATGTCAAATTCTCttgtttggttgaattggtTGGAGTTAAACCTGTTCAAGGGCTGGGCCAGGCTACCTGTCCAAACCCGAAAACCTGCTCAAAATTTGGGAGGGTCAGGGCAAAAATATTTGGACTGAAAAATGGGGTTGGGCAAGAAAACTAGGcacatttaaaaaatgagcCAAGCTCAAGCTCAAACATTCAAGGCCTAAGCCCGGCCCTACCCATTTTTTCTaatataacacataaaaattaaatctataataatatacaataccataatgtaaacattaaaaaaaggttaagttgcctatatataaatttttcataaatgaaaatatatataaaattattaaatgataaattaaaaataatataatttttttcaaaaaagattttaaaaaaatatgtacagGCTAAAATGAGCTTGGGTTAGCCATCTACAAATATAGACaagcttgggcaaaattttaaacttggcTTGAGCAAGCATAAAGtgtgttaatatcatgcttaaaccaaaaccaaaccCGGCCaagcccatgaacacctctcgCTGGAGTGCGATCTTGCTTATTTACACCTATATCTTAATTATTTACAGAGTTGGTAGTCAACAACAAccataaaatgataattaaacgtCACAAGCATTAATAAATGAAGTACtctcagaaaaagaaaaagaaaattaccagAATATGTCCACTTTATGTTTGCCAGTGAAAGCTGATATTCTGCTGATGTTAGCACAATCTCATATTCAAGTTTCTCAATATCAATGCAAAATTGCAGCCTCTGAGATGGCACATCATTAACAGCTGCAGAAGAAAGGAGATATTAATAAGGTCAGCGTCATCAAGACCACAAAGTGCACTCCAGGTGCAAAAAAAGCACTAGCCTGACTGAAGTGAAGCGTAATATATGTATGTAGTTTTTGCAAGTCTgactatatataatatataaagcttaaaatatataGTAAACTCTGAAGTATGGTCTAGTTTTATCTACAGAACATGCAATGTTTTTATTGATCAATAGGCATGATTTCCTTATAGTCCATGTCTGTTGCTGAATGCTCAAATATGGAGAAGTACATGGTTTGACATGATCTCTTTCATACTAGTAAAGATATATGAAATgagaaacatgaaaaataaaagaaattaaagggAACTTCAATCAGGTGGGAATTTTTTATGCCTATCGCGATACATAAAAGCACGCCAaggcacacacccgtgtgcctaATCAAAAGGGCCTTGCTTGGAAGTGTCTGAGGCATTTTTGTTGAATAATACTAAGGCACAAGGCACACACCTTGACAACACTGAATAAGGTCACGCATAGATTTGAAACTGATTGGAGAACTGAGCACATACATAGACATAATCAAACTATCGAATAGGTTCATTTTTCCTATGATGATAAGATTAAGAGCATGCTTCTTCTGATGACAACAAAATGAGAATATCACAGAATAATAAAGCTCTTTGTAGATGTAATAATTACACTGTTCTTTCACTCTTGTTTTAGCCTTTTTATGTGGGTAATGCTCATTCCGAAGAGAATATCCCTCAGGCAGGGGATCAATCCAAGCATAAGCAGGATGGACAAGCTGCAGGGCATTAACAGCAGCAGAGAGTGCATTCAGCCTCTCCTGCAGTGTAATTGACATATGCTGCTGATCTTTCTGAACTGTATCAGTTCGTAATCGAGCAGAATATAGATACATGTAACTAGCTGCCTTTCGCCAATTATGCCTGTGAATTTCAAATGCATAAAGCAATTTGTATGGATTTGGCTTTGCCAAGATATCCGTACGCTCCGCCTACAAATTACAGCATAAAAGGATGCCTAAGAGATCAGTCtgcaagaaaataaaagcaagaAGCAGCCGTAAAGATAACACCTCCTAGAAAGTATTACATACCTTCCATGCAAGTTCTCGCTCAACCTTGTCTGCTAAACCAATTAAGGGCAATTGACCATTGCAGAGTATCTGCTATGAAAAAGGAGAACAAGTTCCCAATAAGTAACATGTCAACTGATTTATTACCCACAGGCACAGaataaaaatgaccaaataaatAATACAGCAAGCACTGCAAGAATTAAGTATGGTAAATGAAGATGCCGATCCGTGATGCAGAGCAAGCAAAATGGTAAAAACAGCAAGAAGGAAAGTTGCAATTCCCTACAGAAATTTACATCCTTTACAGCTGATAACTATCATGAATCCTTTCCTTAATTTCTATTTCGCTTCAACACCtttattttcaaacaaaaagaaatgtcAATTCTTGCTTTACTAaattcttttatgatttttgttcTTAGGATGCTGTCAATGGCATCGAAACTACTCATCAAGCATTGTGCTTTACTTGAGCTTGTAAGTAACCACATGCAAGCCATGACAAACTATGCATGACACTGAACCGAGGCAGAATAACTGGAACAAACAAAAAGTGGGATATATAAAAGAACCTTTATTGCTCCACATTCATAAAGAACAATAACAAAGCGCCTTAAGCAGATGTACTTGCTCTCTTCATCTGGATTTGAAATTATTGCACAGTATGCATCATTCAGAAGATTAAGATCTAAAGTAAACTTGAAAACATTTGCCCAAAGACGTCCTTTGATGGTAGTAGTGGATTCATTAGATGAATCTGTCTCAAAGCCATCACCTCCAAGGCCAAGATCATCAACTTGCTCCAGTGCAGCAAGAGCAAATTGGCAAGCACCCTCGCTAATGTTATATTGCTCAAATAACTGCATTACCCATTGATAGTAATGAAGCTTCCATGCAGCAGATACATGACCATCTGAaccagaaaattttaaaatcatctaTTTGCGCAAGAAATTAAATTGTCCAGCATTTTTCTAGGAAACAACAATATTCTACAGATGAACTTACTAAAACCAAGATATAGCAACCCTGCTTCATCAGACAAACTCTGCAAGGCCTGTGAAGCTCCTTCTCCTGATGCAGCTCTGCATAGAACAAAGCAGTGCCAACTCAGTTGAGACATAAATAAAATGACCAAGTCTTAACAAACGTGGAAAAGCCTGTAAAAGACAATTTTGAATACTCAAAGCAAATCCAAACAAGCTCCAACTCCTGTTTACATTGTTAActataaatattcatcaatgataGGACTTATTTTGGAGATAAGAAAGACTTGTATTGCACTGCATTACTTTCATAGGAGAAATTTACTtctaatataatagaaattaatttaaaaggatGAAAGGTATAACTTATCATCACCCTTTGGTAAAGGTGTGGTATTTATATCAATTGCtatagttaataaaattttcaattctaagAATATTGAAATACTTGTAAGTTAATATTATAGAATTTCAACTTTTTATACTTCAAGGCTAAAAAGTATaggaagttaaaatatttataaaatggaATTAAGAGGAAAATAGGTTCAAAATCAGAAAGATGAAGTAGCATTAAAATGGAGGACCAGGATATGACTAAATTACTAATTACCTGAAGAAACAGCTAACAGCTTCACCGACTTTCCTTCCTTTCAGAACTCCATGTAACCCACGCTGAGTTTGAGCAACAAGACAGCATCCAAGGAGATGTTGAAGTAAGCACCAATCACCACTAGTATCTTGAATACTTCTGAATATCCTCTCCCTTCTTGCATTGGCCTCAAAAATAGCAAGTAGGTACTTTGACAGGGTAAAAATTTTGGCCCCCCAAAAAACAAGGCAGGATATGAATTTTAGATAAACTCTCAgatactatatattttaatgtaaaaagtCACAATCGTGAGAAATGAATGACAAACCTCAACAGCATCATATTGGCCATTCCTAAGAAGGATAATTGCTAATTCAGTTGAGCGCCtcaagaaggaagaagaaacttcCCCAGTATTTCCCCATACTATCCAGCTAGCAAACTTCTGCACTGAGGTAATAATTTCATGTGGATTAAGGAGGCATCCCAAAGAAAGATGTCTCTCATATCCAGAGGAACTTTGATTATTTAGTAGAAGTAAAGAGGCTAATGTGAAATCACATTTCCCAAGTTTCTCCCTCCATGATCTTTTATTGATCTTATTATCTGAAACATTGACAAGAACAGAAACCAATCAAGCCAACCAGTAAGTAATAACAAATTCCTCTCTCCATACCATAGTATGTAACAGTTCCGATTAGCTAAAGCAAATAAGCAGAAACCATAAGAAACTTACCAATCTGCAGCAATGAAAGTTGAGAACTGAAATCTTCAATTGCAGGTGATTCTGATGGTGTTGTGCAGAAAACAAGAATGATAAGCCACTCagaaataatttcttcaatcATCGGAACCAAGTCAACTTGTATTCTAGTTATGTCATCATGCACCATGTTAATctgtattaaaaaaaactttaacatATCTAAAACTCAacagatttcaaaaaaaataataataataaaattcatattctGCGTAAAGAGACAACAAgataaatgtataaatatgcACACAAAGTCAAGAATCTGACTTGAGTACTTATATTTTGGGCAAGTTGCAAATAACGGTTTTCACTTgtaaaagggaaagaaaatatGTCAAACAAAGAAGACTAAATAAACAACTCAACTCATTTTGCACATAATATAAACCAAAGGATTAGTTTAAGAAGGTGATATTTTAACATGAGAAAAATATTGATATAGATATAATGCTTCCAAAAGTCAGACTTGGTAGCGGTAAATTCCTCTTAAAGGGTGCCTAAACTATCAAGAGTACACAAtgttaacatataaatatataatctactACTAACTGTTAAGAAAGGAGACAGTTCAAAACAAGAATGATATCTTCATAGAAATACTGTACTCAAATCTCACAAATGCTTGTGCTTACTGTCCTCTCAAAAGTTGACTGAAGTCAAAACTAGGAAGCATATACAATGtcctttttaataagttttattcACCGCTATCAGTAAAAACCACCAAAATTTGGTATGAAGAAAGGCTTGACCTATTTACTACTATTCTTTTCCTTATCCTACATGAATGACGCACAAGATGATAAAAGTTGTATTAAATAATGGAAGGAAAAGTACTGGAAGGGACCCGACCATTTTGAGTATCAAAATTTGGTATCAAAGGCTTTATCATTTATCTTGGGCCCAGATAGCCCAAGGCCCATAAGCCATTATTCTTAAGATTTAACTTCAAGAACCCTACATTTTTTTCCATAACTTGTCCCCCTTTGTGCATCACCTTTCCAGTTCTGCAATTTTCATCCACTACAACATCTTTCCACAGCTGCAATTTACTCTCACTTTCCAGCAACGCCTCATTCCACTAATCCTTCTCATTCTCCCCCTTCTTTCTTTGTATGTCTTCCCATTattatcttctttctttttgaatttgCAATATCAGACTTCTCTCTGTTATCTTTTTCTCGCTCTTTTTAGATTTCCAGCATATAGGCTACCCAATGCAAGCGCAATTTAGGAAAACACTAATGAAACTAATACCAAACAAACCTCTGCTACCAAGTTGGTGGCATTGTTTACCTGCGTCAGGCACAGATCCCATATCATGTCCATGTCCAGGATCGTGTCATTTGACACAATACTGAGCAACATAGGTCAATATAAACTTTAACATGATCACATATAACCATGTCACGACTCAGAATTCCCCTAATACCAGATTTTCCCCTTCAAAAGATGCATAATTTGGTAAATTCCCTTCGCTATGGAACTATGACCAAGTCTGACACAAACATAGAAAAGCATGGAcatttatccaatttattttctttcataacAAATTAATATAGAATCAAGTATAACAAGGAATAACTCACCTGCCCACCAATGCTCATCAGATAGCTTACAAAAAGAAGGATGTCCAATGCATACTCAAACATCACCTTTGCAATCTGGCAGGAAGCCTGAACCAAGATGGAATTGTTGAGACAAGATAATGTTTCAGCACCTGAATTCTGTGTAAATTTTTTAGGGACAAGAAATTGTAGATAACTCTCTATGACATCCAAGATTTTTCTCCATGAGGCAGCTTTTTTGCAAAGATCATGAAGAGATAAAAGCATGTCAACAGAGAAttttcttagatttttatgatCTCTCTGTTCCCTCTCCAAAGCAACATCAGATCCAAGACCAGATAAATAGCCTGCTCTTGTTGATGGACCATATCCAGCTCCTAAAATCTTCAGCAAGCGaggaataatctcttcagatGAGATACTCTGTCTTCCAACAAATGATTCATAAAAGACAAAAGAAGCAGTTTTTCCCAACTGTTGGCTGATGTTTACGACACATCTGAGAACTTCAAAAAGAATCTCGCGATCAGAGTTGTCATTAAATAAATCCAATCCAAAGCTAGCAAGATCACCAAGATCTTCTGACAGCCCTAGCAGAATACAAAAACAAGAGCGTATGTATTTAAACAGTTAAAATAAGTCCATGCTGTGTATAAACCCAGTTCAATACTGTATTTCACAAAAAGCAAGGATCTCCATCATACCATCAGTAAGCAGCTCAGTATTTTCCAAACTACGGAACAAAGAGACAGAATGTTTTCTGATTAGACCAACAGCACCTGAGGTGGACTG
This genomic window contains:
- the LOC105761126 gene encoding nuclear pore complex protein NUP160 isoform X3 — translated: MEVIYVYGLCCSTGDRISLSVDSSVKNFPVDEGGCIDVKLTSDKIWILKDNGLAYHHLFNSTNMEEAYCYALQEEFIADQLFQSSEHTSDDLISIISSILSSGKDQIVPFVSSIFLRRLLHPGVYHNKVLRSTFLDYSKHWTDNEFQSLTVDGLKKEILSLVEHESMAESPISIFRGWKNFCCRYFQYWCKKNAPYALIIQSTSGAVGLIRKHSVSLFRSLENTELLTDGLSEDLGDLASFGLDLFNDNSDREILFEVLRCVVNISQQLGKTASFVFYESFVGRQSISSEEIIPRLLKILGAGYGPSTRAGYLSGLGSDVALEREQRDHKNLRKFSVDMLLSLHDLCKKAASWRKILDVIESYLQFLVPKKFTQNSGAETLSCLNNSILVQASCQIAKVMFEYALDILLFVSYLMSIGGQINMVHDDITRIQVDLVPMIEEIISEWLIILVFCTTPSESPAIEDFSSQLSLLQIDNKINKRSWREKLGKCDFTLASLLLLNNQSSSGYERHLSLGCLLNPHEIITSVQKFASWIVWGNTGEVSSSFLRRSTELAIILLRNGQYDAVEYLLAIFEANARRERIFRSIQDTSGDWCLLQHLLGCCLVAQTQRGLHGVLKGRKVGEAVSCFFRAASGEGASQALQSLSDEAGLLYLGFNGHVSAAWKLHYYQWVMQLFEQYNISEGACQFALAALEQVDDLGLGGDGFETDSSNESTTTIKGRLWANVFKFTLDLNLLNDAYCAIISNPDEESKYICLRRFVIVLYECGAIKQILCNGQLPLIGLADKVERELAWKAERTDILAKPNPYKLLYAFEIHRHNWRKAASYMYLYSARLRTDTVQKDQQHMSITLQERLNALSAAVNALQLVHPAYAWIDPLPEGYSLRNEHYPHKKAKTRVKEQSVNDVPSQRLQFCIDIEKLEYEIVLTSAEYQLSLANIKWTYSGIGKAPSDLVELLVLTNLYDTAFSVILKFWKDSELKRELEKIFSAIALKCCPSTVSSSWTRSQSLLLTSSKDEVVVHGSPGMELTSEQTKANCHWETLEHYLEKYKNFHSRLPVIVAETLLRTDPHIELPLWLVKMFKENQRERPWGMTGPEPSSASLFRLYVDYGRYTEATNLFLEYVEAFASTRPVDIINRKRSSAVWFPYNTVERLWCQLEGLIKSGHMVDQSDKLKSLLYKSLLNHLKQLKVDSVDAVSSAG